The window GTCCGGGAGCCCGGCCTCCGGCAGGGCGCGTTCGGCGAGGGCCGCGCTGCGTTCCTCGTTCTCGGTGCGGTCGGGCCGGTAGACCGCGTCGTGGAACCAGACGGCGAGGCGCACCACGTCCGGATCGGCGGCGTGCCCGGCCAGGGCGTCGACCCGGTCCAGAACCTGCGCCAGGTGCGCGGTGGTGTGGTAGCGCCGCTGGGGCTCCGCCCAGCGGCCCAGGAGGTTGTCGGCGTACGGCAGGGGGTCGGGGCCGGGAGCGGCGCCCCGGACGGCGACGAGGGCGTCCTGCCAGCGGGTGCGGAGCGCGGTGGCGTCGGTCATACGGCGACTGTAGAGCGGGCGGTCCTTGTCGCGCGGGGCGCCCGGTCGCTAGCGTGCGAGCGTGACGGAACGGGCGGAACCCACGCATCCCATCGACCTCAACGCGGACCTGGGTGAGGGCTTCGGCCGCTGGACCCTCACCGAGGACGACGCGCTGCTCACGTGTGTCACCAGCGCCAACGTCGCCTGCGGCTTCCACGCGGGCGACGCCTCCGTGATGCGGCGGGTCTGCGACAAGGCGGCCGAGCGGGGCGTGCGCATCGGCGCCCAGGTCTCCTACCGCGACCTGGCCGGCTTCGGACGGCGCGCCATGGACGTGCCGGCGGACGAACTCACCGCCGAGATCGCCTACCAGATCGGGGCCCTGCGGGTCTTCGCCGAAGCGGCCGGGTCCTCGGTGTCGTACGTCAAACCGCACGGCGCCCTCTACAACCGCGTCGTCCGGGACGACACCCAGGCCGCCGCCGTCGTTGCGGGTGCGGTGCTCGCCGGCGGATCCCCGGCCGTGCTCGGGCTGCCCGGCTCGCGGTTGCTCGCGCACGCCGGGGCGGCGGGCCTGACCCCCGTCCCGGAGGCCTTCGCCGATCGCGCGTACACCCCGCAGGGCACCCTCGTCCCGCGCGGCGAGGAGGGCGCCGTGGTGGACGACGCGGACGAGGTCGTGCGCCGCAGCGTCCGCATGGCCGTGGAGGGGGCCGTCACCGGGGTGGACGGCAGCCGCATCGCGGTCGCCGCCCGCTCGCTGTGCGTCCACGGGGACACCCCCGGGGCCGCGGCGCTCGCGCGGCGGGTCAGGGCCGCGCTGGAGGAGGCGGGCGTCCCCGTCCGGGCGTTCGCGTGAGCGGCGTCCGGGTGCTGGCCGCCGGTCCCCGCGCCCTGCTCGTGGAACTCGCCTCCGGCGAGGAGGCGGAGGCGTTCCACGCGGAACTGCTGCGCCGCCGGGCCGCCGGGGAACTCCCCCCGGTGCGCGAGATCGTCCCCGGCGCCCGGACCGTGCTCCTGGACGGCGTCGACGACCCCCTGCTGGCCGGACGGCTGCGCTCGTGGACCGTGCCCCCGCTGCGCCCGGGCACCGCCGGGACGGTCGAGCTGTCCGTCGTCTACGACGGCCCGGACCTCGCCGACGTGGCCGAGGCGTGGGGCGTGGGCGTCGA is drawn from Streptomyces sp. NBC_00178 and contains these coding sequences:
- a CDS encoding LamB/YcsF family protein, which translates into the protein MDLNADLGEGFGRWTLTEDDALLTCVTSANVACGFHAGDASVMRRVCDKAAERGVRIGAQVSYRDLAGFGRRAMDVPADELTAEIAYQIGALRVFAEAAGSSVSYVKPHGALYNRVVRDDTQAAAVVAGAVLAGGSPAVLGLPGSRLLAHAGAAGLTPVPEAFADRAYTPQGTLVPRGEEGAVVDDADEVVRRSVRMAVEGAVTGVDGSRIAVAARSLCVHGDTPGAAALARRVRAALEEAGVPVRAFA
- a CDS encoding HD domain-containing protein; the protein is MTDATALRTRWQDALVAVRGAAPGPDPLPYADNLLGRWAEPQRRYHTTAHLAQVLDRVDALAGHAADPDVVRLAVWFHDAVYRPDRTENEERSAALAERALPEAGLPDAATAEVARLVRLTVTHDPAPGDTNGEALCDADLAILASAPKEYAAYAAQVREEYGFVPDEAFREGRAAVLRQLLELPRLFRTPLGSGEWEPRARQNLTTELELLTR
- a CDS encoding 5-oxoprolinase subunit B family protein, which gives rise to MSGVRVLAAGPRALLVELASGEEAEAFHAELLRRRAAGELPPVREIVPGARTVLLDGVDDPLLAGRLRSWTVPPLRPGTAGTVELSVVYDGPDLADVAEAWGVGVDEVSDIHARTEFRVAFCGFAPGFGYLTGLPGHLTVPRRATPRTRVPAGALALAGPYTGVYPRPSPGGWQLIGRMTGPEVLWDPGREPAALFRPGIRVRFVAERAHR